One window of Aricia agestis chromosome 20, ilAriAges1.1, whole genome shotgun sequence genomic DNA carries:
- the LOC121737199 gene encoding uncharacterized protein LOC121737199 yields the protein MNAKVFFIAFAFLCLAYTIEAGVVRRSADDNITTPTINITSTTTEDNVQNKVGENKPEDNDQSKKDQEATTKAAEAADATTGAAASNPGGQDKIDTTTANSTLTEEQLKEKENAVGGLVALWWLLNLLKGGQ from the exons ATGAACGCCAAG GTATTTTTCATCGCATTCGCTTTTCTATGCTTGGCTTACACCATCGAGGCTGGCGTAGTACGCCGGTCAGCGGACGATAATATTACGACTCCGACAATTAATATAACTTCAACCACAACAGAAGATAATGTGCAAAATAAAGTTGGGGAAAATAAACCTGAGGACAATGATcagagcaaaaaagaccaagaAGCGACTACTAAAGCAGCAGAAGCTGCGGATGCAACGACTGGGGCTGCAGCAAGCAATCCCGGTGGACAAGACAAAATTGACACCACCACAGCAAACAGTACACTGACAGAGGAGCAGCTGAAGGAGAAGGAGAATGCAGTGGGAGGTCTGGTAGCGCTGTGGTGGCTTTTGAACTTGCTTAAAGGCGGGCAATAA
- the LOC121737198 gene encoding uncharacterized protein LOC121737198 has product MDTKMLYVFVFLCLSSAIEANVRSVREVEENNDSPPSYSNFMMVYDPTPDSTNEVRPAIEPEVAEPNHASETNQSPSSLPSGLNETSPQQNTTVDAITPNAKTHEVEEERRKMRRFRGQYSPFLNIYYKPRKERNMNTVQ; this is encoded by the exons ATGGACACCAAG ATGCTGTACGTATTTGTTTTTCTGTGCTTATCATCAGCGATCGAAGCGAATGTTAGGTCCGTAAGAGAAGTCGAAGAAAATAACGATTCTCCTCCATCATATTCAAACTTTATGATGGTCTACGATCCTACACCGGATTCAACTAATGAAGTTCGTCCCGCAATAGAACCAGAAGTAGCTGAGCCGAATCATGCATCTGAGACGAACCAATCACCATCATCTCTACCCAGCGGTCTGAATGAAACCTCACCTCAACAAAATACGACAGTCGATGCAATAACTCCAAATGCAAAGACCCATGAGGTTGAAGAGGAAAGGAGGAAAATGAGAAGATTCCGTGGACAATATTCCCCATTCTTGAATATTTACTACAAAccaagaaaagaaagaaatatgAATACTGTGCAGTAA